The Mangrovibacterium diazotrophicum genome has a segment encoding these proteins:
- a CDS encoding aminotransferase class I/II-fold pyridoxal phosphate-dependent enzyme: MNPQAEELNKVIREKNPVVFELLSERGKNIFFPKKGILGQTADAKGTRINATIGAAVEDNGSPMRLESLESKVNIDPSLVFPYAPSFGRPDIRARWKSMIYDKNPRLEDKVISLPVVTNALTHGVSMAGYMFADEGEKIIVPDLFWGNYNLILNHGYGAELQKYRLFDGEKLDMASFKASLEEGGIGKKMVILNFPNNPTGYSPTIGEAQEIAAIIKESAEAGNKIVVFCDDAYFGLVYEEGIEEQSIFTYLVDLHEHVLAVKIDGPTKEDYVWGFRVGFISYGVKGGDAELYTALEAKTAGAVRGNISNAANISQSLLLSAFEDPAYKEQKARKFATMKRRYDAVKEALKDEKYSEYFSALPYNSGYFMCVKLAEGLDGEEIRKILIEKYSIGIINLNNVIRVAFAAMAASDAKELFEGIYNACIDSKN; this comes from the coding sequence ATGAATCCACAAGCTGAAGAGTTAAACAAAGTCATTCGTGAGAAAAATCCGGTCGTATTTGAATTACTTTCGGAACGCGGTAAAAACATCTTCTTCCCGAAAAAAGGAATTTTGGGACAAACGGCTGATGCTAAGGGCACCCGGATTAATGCAACCATCGGCGCTGCCGTGGAAGATAATGGAAGTCCGATGCGATTGGAAAGCCTGGAAAGTAAGGTGAATATCGATCCTTCGCTTGTTTTTCCATATGCACCAAGTTTCGGTCGTCCGGACATTCGTGCACGCTGGAAAAGCATGATTTACGACAAGAACCCACGTTTGGAAGATAAAGTTATCAGCTTGCCGGTAGTTACCAATGCCTTGACTCACGGGGTGAGCATGGCTGGTTACATGTTTGCCGACGAAGGTGAGAAGATTATTGTTCCCGATTTGTTCTGGGGAAATTACAACCTCATTTTGAATCACGGTTACGGCGCAGAGCTTCAAAAATATAGATTGTTCGACGGCGAGAAGCTGGATATGGCTTCTTTCAAAGCGAGTTTGGAAGAAGGCGGAATTGGAAAAAAAATGGTGATTTTGAACTTCCCCAATAACCCAACCGGTTATTCACCAACAATTGGAGAAGCACAGGAAATCGCAGCAATCATCAAAGAATCAGCCGAAGCTGGTAATAAGATCGTGGTATTCTGCGACGACGCTTATTTCGGTTTGGTTTACGAAGAGGGTATCGAAGAACAAAGCATCTTCACGTACCTGGTGGATTTGCACGAGCACGTGCTTGCTGTTAAAATCGACGGACCGACGAAGGAAGACTACGTTTGGGGATTTCGTGTTGGTTTTATTTCTTACGGTGTGAAAGGTGGCGATGCGGAACTTTACACCGCTTTGGAAGCGAAAACGGCAGGTGCAGTTCGTGGTAACATCTCGAACGCGGCCAATATTTCGCAATCGTTGTTGCTGTCGGCTTTTGAAGACCCGGCCTACAAAGAGCAAAAAGCGCGCAAGTTCGCTACCATGAAGCGTCGTTACGATGCTGTGAAAGAAGCGTTGAAAGACGAAAAGTACAGCGAATATTTTTCAGCTTTACCATACAACTCAGGCTATTTCATGTGCGTGAAATTGGCGGAAGGTTTGGATGGGGAAGAGATCCGCAAAATCCTGATCGAGAAGTACAGCATTGGCATCATCAACCTGAACAACGTGATTCGCGTGGCATTTGCGGCCATGGCTGCATCGGATGCAAAAGAATTGTTCGAGGGAATTTACAATGCCTGCATCGATTCAAAAAACTAA
- the map gene encoding type I methionyl aminopeptidase, which produces MSEIIIKTEEQIVGIRKSSQLAGKALVMIGDYVKEGVNTEYLDKIIHEFIQDNGAIPAPLGYNGYPKSSCISLNEVVCHGIPSTETILKPGDILNIDITTILDGYYGDTSRMYMVGEPSPAAQKIVEAAKHCLDLGIQQVRPGNHFGNIGFVIGRYAKAQKYSVVYEFCGHGVGVDFHEAPQVDHIARRNSGPVMLPGMTFTIEPMINEGKASTRVDKYDGWTARTSDGKLSAQFEHTILVTSDGYEVLSDVSGEY; this is translated from the coding sequence ATGAGTGAGATTATAATAAAAACAGAGGAACAGATTGTAGGTATTCGTAAAAGTAGTCAACTGGCTGGTAAAGCGTTGGTTATGATAGGTGATTATGTGAAGGAAGGAGTGAATACCGAATATCTTGATAAAATTATTCACGAATTTATTCAGGACAATGGTGCAATTCCGGCGCCGCTGGGTTACAATGGCTATCCCAAGTCGTCTTGTATTTCACTCAACGAAGTTGTATGCCACGGAATTCCGAGCACGGAAACGATTTTGAAACCCGGTGATATTCTGAATATTGATATTACGACAATTTTGGATGGTTACTATGGCGATACCAGCCGCATGTACATGGTTGGTGAGCCTTCCCCGGCAGCACAAAAAATTGTAGAGGCTGCTAAGCACTGTCTCGATTTGGGAATTCAACAGGTTCGTCCCGGAAACCATTTTGGAAACATCGGTTTTGTAATTGGTCGTTACGCGAAAGCTCAAAAATACAGCGTGGTTTACGAATTCTGCGGACATGGTGTCGGTGTCGATTTTCACGAGGCACCACAGGTTGACCACATTGCCCGGAGAAATTCAGGGCCGGTTATGCTTCCCGGAATGACGTTCACCATTGAGCCAATGATCAACGAAGGCAAAGCCAGCACCCGCGTTGACAAGTACGATGGCTGGACTGCACGCACCAGCGACGGGAAACTTTCAGCGCAGTTCGAACACACAATTTTAGTTACTTCAGATGGTTATGAAGTACTGAGCGACGTGTCAGGAGAATATTAA
- a CDS encoding endonuclease/exonuclease/phosphatase family protein yields MKKNWLIFVLVLFVVSCQSSKDLKHITVASYNVENLFDTEDDPHINDNEFLPGSDKKWTTERYERKLNDIARVLHEISPDDLPEIIGLAEIENQKVLEDLVKTEALAPGNYKIAHQDSPDKRGIDVALLYRPDAFKLISFEAIPVDPGFATRDILHVYGQFKKEEFHFFVNHWPSRIGGLEKSEPNRVVAAETLKKKVDSILAENPDANIVVMGDMNDEPQNKSLQEVLGAGSPDSNSELVNLMMPLALEKKGTYNYRGTWNMLDNLVISSGLLDAKGYKVTPPTGFIFSEPWMEYTNKDGEISPNRTYGGPNYYGGVSDHFPVYFEMEK; encoded by the coding sequence ATGAAAAAGAATTGGCTGATTTTTGTACTGGTGTTGTTCGTGGTTTCCTGCCAAAGCAGCAAAGACCTGAAACACATTACAGTGGCGAGTTACAATGTAGAAAACCTGTTTGATACGGAAGATGATCCGCACATCAACGATAACGAGTTCTTGCCCGGAAGTGATAAAAAGTGGACAACCGAGCGGTATGAGAGAAAGCTGAATGATATTGCGCGTGTTTTGCACGAAATTAGTCCGGATGACTTACCGGAAATTATCGGTTTGGCGGAAATCGAAAATCAAAAGGTGTTGGAAGATTTGGTGAAAACTGAAGCATTGGCGCCGGGTAATTACAAAATTGCGCACCAGGATAGCCCGGATAAACGGGGGATCGATGTGGCGCTGTTGTATCGGCCGGATGCATTTAAACTGATTTCATTTGAGGCGATTCCGGTTGACCCCGGTTTCGCTACCCGCGATATTCTGCATGTTTACGGACAGTTCAAGAAAGAGGAATTTCATTTCTTTGTCAATCACTGGCCTTCGCGAATCGGAGGTTTGGAGAAATCGGAACCAAATCGTGTGGTTGCTGCTGAGACTTTGAAAAAGAAAGTCGATTCAATTTTGGCTGAGAATCCGGATGCCAACATCGTTGTCATGGGAGACATGAACGATGAGCCGCAGAACAAAAGTTTGCAGGAGGTATTGGGAGCGGGTAGTCCTGATAGCAATTCTGAATTGGTGAACCTGATGATGCCTTTGGCGTTGGAAAAGAAGGGAACTTACAATTATCGTGGTACCTGGAATATGCTGGACAATTTGGTGATTTCATCGGGTTTGCTCGATGCTAAAGGCTACAAGGTTACTCCGCCAACCGGCTTTATATTTAGCGAGCCTTGGATGGAATACACCAACAAAGACGGCGAAATATCGCCCAACCGGACTTACGGCGGCCCCAACTATTATGGTGGCGTTTCTGACCATTTTCCGGTGTATTTCGAAATGGAAAAATAG
- the miaA gene encoding tRNA (adenosine(37)-N6)-dimethylallyltransferase MiaA, which translates to MSDTKYQMLTILGPTASGKTAVAAHSAQMLDGEVISADSRQVYRGMDLGTGKDLADYILDGKQIPYHLIDVVDAGYEYNVFEYQSDFLKAYEDVCMRGKFPVLCGGSGLYLEAVLKNYKLIQVPPNPELREKLATKELDELAEILKSYKDDLHNTVDLETKKRAIRAIEIEDYMLEHPEIERTIPEIKSLVVGVKYDRLSRRKRITERLKQRLDEGMLGEVQALLNKGLKPEQLIYYGLEYKYLTMHLTGELTFDEMFRGLETAIHQFAKRQMTWFRRMERQGTDIRWLDGYMPLAEKLERINDWLKK; encoded by the coding sequence ATGTCAGATACAAAATATCAGATGCTCACGATTCTCGGGCCAACCGCATCCGGAAAGACGGCAGTTGCCGCGCATTCGGCTCAAATGCTTGACGGGGAGGTTATTTCAGCTGATTCCAGACAGGTGTATCGCGGGATGGATTTGGGAACCGGAAAAGATTTAGCTGACTACATTTTAGACGGAAAACAAATTCCGTATCATCTGATTGATGTTGTGGATGCGGGTTACGAGTACAATGTATTTGAATACCAAAGTGATTTCCTTAAAGCCTACGAGGATGTTTGCATGCGCGGTAAATTTCCGGTTTTGTGCGGGGGGAGCGGGCTTTATTTGGAGGCCGTTTTGAAGAATTACAAGTTGATACAGGTTCCGCCTAACCCGGAGTTGCGCGAGAAACTGGCGACGAAGGAGCTGGACGAACTGGCGGAAATTTTAAAGTCGTACAAAGACGATTTGCACAACACGGTTGACTTGGAAACCAAAAAGCGGGCAATCCGGGCCATCGAAATTGAAGACTACATGTTGGAGCACCCGGAAATTGAACGGACGATTCCGGAGATAAAAAGCCTGGTTGTTGGAGTGAAATACGATCGGTTAAGCCGACGAAAGCGAATTACCGAGCGCCTGAAGCAACGTTTGGATGAAGGAATGCTCGGCGAAGTGCAGGCTTTGCTGAATAAAGGACTGAAGCCCGAACAGCTGATCTATTACGGCTTGGAATACAAGTATCTGACCATGCACCTGACCGGAGAATTGACCTTTGACGAAATGTTCCGCGGACTTGAAACAGCCATTCATCAATTCGCCAAGCGCCAGATGACATGGTTCCGGCGCATGGAGCGCCAGGGAACCGATATTCGCTGGTTGGACGGCTATATGCCATTGGCAGAGAAACTGGAGCGGATTAACGACTGGCTTAAAAAGTAG
- a CDS encoding sensor histidine kinase — translation MIGFIIYNGVTGDFSFLIANSLALSVGGFLYYLYKEKQMLHFVTTFFVVVIMMLTTFFIQTGGINKTGLYFAILIPLPSILLVGKRNGLFFLVVFTLLNLLGFIIFQNEDWYPHYTVAKAGRLGIVFFLITVMAYSNEFVFEFLYTRIKKLSDSLIYSQQSYKNLAVNKEHFVSLISNNLSDHIGSFAGIANLLNDEYDHLTDDQKRELIRSLANFSEQNFRLMRDLVKWSTSQTGTISYDPQPLKLEKIYRDVVDLFNPLIEEKKLSFFLKMKSNSEIYADADMTGAILRILVSNAIKFSKKRGEVRISAEEEGDQMRITVSDTGVGMSEENLFRVNSEVAFSTPGTLDEPGSGIGLILAKEFLQKNRGTFRAESTLGVGSSVSFTLPLVE, via the coding sequence ATGATCGGATTCATTATCTATAATGGGGTAACCGGAGATTTTTCTTTCCTGATTGCGAATTCATTAGCTCTGAGTGTTGGAGGTTTTCTTTATTACCTCTACAAGGAAAAGCAGATGCTTCATTTTGTGACGACCTTCTTCGTGGTGGTCATCATGATGCTCACCACCTTTTTCATCCAAACAGGGGGGATCAACAAGACCGGACTTTATTTTGCGATTCTGATTCCATTGCCGTCAATTCTATTGGTGGGAAAGCGGAATGGTTTGTTTTTCCTGGTTGTCTTCACGCTTTTGAATCTGCTCGGATTTATCATTTTTCAAAACGAAGATTGGTATCCGCACTATACCGTGGCGAAGGCAGGCCGTTTGGGGATTGTATTTTTTCTGATTACGGTAATGGCCTATTCGAACGAGTTTGTGTTCGAATTCCTCTATACCCGCATTAAAAAGTTATCTGATTCATTGATATACAGCCAGCAGAGTTATAAAAACCTGGCGGTTAATAAAGAGCACTTTGTTTCGCTTATTTCCAATAACTTGAGCGATCACATTGGTAGTTTTGCAGGTATTGCGAATCTGTTGAATGACGAGTATGATCATCTGACGGACGATCAGAAGAGAGAACTGATTCGCAGTTTGGCGAATTTCTCGGAGCAAAACTTCCGTTTGATGCGCGATTTGGTAAAATGGTCGACCAGCCAGACGGGCACCATTTCATACGATCCGCAGCCTCTGAAACTGGAAAAAATTTATCGCGATGTTGTTGATCTCTTTAACCCGTTGATCGAAGAGAAGAAGCTGTCCTTCTTTTTAAAAATGAAAAGCAATTCCGAAATCTACGCAGATGCGGATATGACTGGTGCGATTCTGCGCATCCTGGTGTCGAATGCAATCAAGTTTTCGAAAAAGCGGGGAGAAGTGCGGATTTCGGCAGAGGAAGAAGGAGACCAGATGCGGATTACGGTTTCGGATACCGGTGTTGGTATGTCGGAGGAAAACCTATTCCGCGTGAATTCCGAGGTTGCATTTTCCACTCCGGGAACGCTCGACGAACCCGGAAGCGGTATTGGATTGATTCTGGCAAAGGAGTTTTTGCAAAAGAACAGGGGAACTTTTCGCGCCGAAAGTACTTTGGGGGTTGGTTCTTCAGTTTCCTTTACTTTGCCATTAGTCGAATAG
- the uvrB gene encoding excinuclease ABC subunit UvrB yields the protein MDLKVVAPYKPMGDQPEAIRQIAEGIEDSVRFQTLLGVTGSGKTFTMANVIEKVQRPTLILSHNKTLAAQLYGEMKAFFPNNAVEYFVSYYDYYQPEAYLPSSDTYIEKDLSINQDIEKLRLSTTSALLSGRRDVVVVSSVSCLYGIGNPQDFHANVTEVTVGQVVNRNQMLHRLVDALYSRNEVDFQRGNFRVKGDTVDIFLAYADSAVRIVFWGDEVEEIYSFDPVEGAIIEKLEKAIIYPANIFVTTKERMQQSIREIQDDLVKQVEFFREIGKPLEAKRIEERVEYDLEMMRELGYCPGVENYSRYFDGRDAGTRPFCLLDYFPDDFLVILDESHVTVPQIRAMYGGDHSRKVNLVEYGFRLPAAIDNRPLKFEEFENLINQMLFVSATPADYELEKSEGVVVEQIIRPTGLLDPVIEVRPSGNQIDDLMNEIHIRIEKNERVLVTTLTKRMSEELSKYLINMGIKTRYIHSDIDTMERIEIMEDLRKGVFNVLVGINLLREGLDLPEVSLVAIIDADKEGFLRSERSLTQTAGRAARNINGHVIMYADKITDSMQKTIDSTNYRRIRQMQFNEENGITPQPIVKPTREIIGYEYRSNKPQGYQQDDRPLDVAADPVVAHMSKPALEKAIAKTKKEMEAAAKELDFIEAARLRDEMYRLQDILKEKV from the coding sequence ATGGATTTAAAAGTTGTTGCACCCTACAAGCCCATGGGCGATCAGCCCGAAGCAATCCGACAGATTGCTGAGGGAATCGAAGATAGCGTTCGTTTCCAGACCCTGCTCGGAGTTACCGGCTCGGGAAAAACGTTTACCATGGCCAATGTTATTGAAAAGGTGCAACGTCCAACCTTAATCCTGAGTCATAATAAAACGCTGGCGGCCCAGTTATACGGCGAGATGAAAGCGTTTTTCCCGAATAATGCGGTTGAGTATTTTGTTTCGTATTACGACTATTACCAACCCGAGGCCTATCTGCCTTCATCGGATACTTACATCGAAAAAGACTTGTCGATCAACCAGGATATTGAGAAACTGCGATTGAGTACGACTTCGGCCTTGCTGTCCGGTCGTCGTGATGTGGTTGTGGTGTCTTCGGTTTCGTGCCTGTACGGTATTGGTAACCCGCAGGATTTTCATGCGAATGTTACAGAAGTAACGGTGGGACAGGTGGTGAACCGGAATCAAATGTTACACCGATTGGTCGATGCGCTTTATTCGCGCAACGAAGTTGACTTTCAGCGTGGTAATTTCCGGGTAAAAGGCGACACGGTTGATATTTTCCTGGCCTACGCAGACTCGGCAGTTCGCATTGTTTTTTGGGGAGATGAGGTTGAAGAGATTTACAGCTTCGATCCGGTTGAAGGAGCCATCATCGAAAAGCTGGAGAAAGCGATTATTTATCCGGCTAATATTTTTGTGACGACCAAAGAGCGCATGCAACAATCGATTCGTGAAATTCAGGACGATTTGGTAAAGCAGGTTGAGTTTTTCCGCGAAATCGGCAAGCCTTTGGAAGCTAAACGAATTGAAGAACGGGTGGAATACGATTTAGAGATGATGCGGGAGTTGGGCTATTGTCCCGGTGTGGAGAACTATTCCCGTTATTTCGATGGCCGAGATGCCGGAACACGTCCTTTCTGTTTGCTCGACTATTTCCCGGACGATTTCCTGGTTATTTTGGATGAAAGCCACGTAACCGTTCCGCAGATTCGGGCCATGTACGGTGGCGACCATTCCCGAAAAGTGAACCTGGTGGAATATGGTTTCCGCCTGCCGGCAGCGATCGATAACCGTCCGTTGAAGTTTGAAGAATTCGAGAATCTGATTAATCAGATGTTGTTTGTTAGTGCGACACCTGCCGATTATGAACTCGAAAAATCAGAAGGTGTTGTGGTGGAGCAGATTATTCGCCCAACCGGGCTGCTGGATCCGGTCATCGAAGTTCGTCCGTCGGGTAATCAAATTGATGACCTGATGAACGAGATTCACATTCGTATTGAAAAGAACGAACGGGTGCTGGTGACGACACTGACCAAACGCATGTCGGAAGAGTTGAGCAAGTACCTGATCAATATGGGAATCAAAACACGTTACATTCACTCGGATATTGATACGATGGAGCGGATTGAGATTATGGAAGATCTGCGGAAAGGTGTTTTCAATGTTTTGGTTGGAATCAACTTGCTACGGGAGGGGCTCGATTTGCCGGAAGTATCTCTGGTTGCCATTATTGATGCCGACAAAGAAGGTTTCCTGCGTTCGGAGCGCTCATTGACACAGACTGCAGGCCGAGCCGCGCGTAACATCAACGGGCATGTGATTATGTACGCCGACAAGATTACCGATTCGATGCAAAAGACGATCGATTCGACGAACTACAGGCGTATTCGTCAAATGCAGTTTAACGAGGAAAATGGCATCACGCCGCAACCAATTGTGAAACCAACCCGGGAGATTATTGGTTACGAGTACCGCAGCAATAAGCCACAGGGCTACCAACAGGACGACCGTCCGCTGGATGTTGCAGCTGATCCGGTGGTAGCGCACATGAGCAAGCCCGCCTTGGAAAAAGCGATTGCGAAAACCAAGAAAGAGATGGAAGCGGCGGCAAAAGAACTCGATTTTATTGAGGCAGCCCGTCTTCGCGACGAGATGTATCGCTTGCAGGATATCCTGAAAGAAAAGGTCTAA
- a CDS encoding HAD family hydrolase, translating to MLLDIDPKAKGLIFDLDGTISDTMPIHYIAWRNAAARYGIDFTVELFDSLAGIPLYPTVEKLNEIFNKNIDPKEMGDAKEEEYENNMHLAKPVEPVVEVIKKYHGKIPMSVGTGGLKRLAKKSLELIDLDKYFDIIVAYEDVNNYKPHPETFLRCAELMGVSPTDCQVFEDGILGMQAANTAGMMVVDVTKYYEVTTGK from the coding sequence ATGTTATTAGATATTGATCCGAAAGCCAAGGGGCTGATTTTTGATTTGGATGGGACGATTTCGGACACAATGCCGATTCATTACATCGCGTGGCGTAATGCTGCCGCGCGTTACGGTATCGATTTTACCGTTGAGTTGTTTGATTCACTGGCGGGTATTCCGCTGTATCCAACGGTAGAAAAACTCAACGAAATTTTCAACAAAAATATTGATCCCAAGGAGATGGGTGATGCGAAAGAGGAGGAGTACGAGAATAATATGCACCTGGCCAAACCAGTTGAGCCGGTGGTCGAGGTTATCAAAAAATATCATGGAAAGATTCCAATGTCGGTTGGAACGGGAGGGTTGAAACGTTTGGCGAAAAAGTCGCTGGAGCTGATCGATCTGGATAAATACTTCGATATTATTGTGGCGTACGAAGACGTGAACAATTATAAACCTCACCCGGAAACATTTTTACGTTGTGCTGAGTTGATGGGAGTGTCTCCGACGGATTGCCAGGTGTTTGAAGACGGTATTTTGGGGATGCAGGCCGCGAACACAGCGGGAATGATGGTTGTTGATGTGACAAAATACTACGAAGTCACTACCGGAAAATAA
- a CDS encoding acyl-[acyl-carrier-protein] thioesterase has translation MNRHTETIQINSYQTNHFAEATIPSVMNFLLEAAWAHAQKLEWGYDLLQKNHMFWVLSRFYVEIKQLPKWQQQVKLNTWSAGTDGMYAYREFVLQNEEGETILTANSAWLILNTETKKIVLLRDHKETFPRFNGEGVCREPKRLRFKKSDAELQFNPVVYSDIDVNHHFNSVKALERVLDEYGINFQDEFEPASVEINYLKEGLPGDNLAVTRNAVGDNKFQSAIIRESDSAELSTFEIEWRKKATTF, from the coding sequence ATGAACAGACACACAGAAACAATTCAGATTAATTCCTACCAAACCAATCATTTCGCCGAAGCTACCATCCCCTCCGTGATGAACTTCCTGCTCGAAGCCGCCTGGGCCCACGCTCAAAAGCTGGAATGGGGATACGACTTACTTCAAAAGAACCACATGTTTTGGGTGCTCTCCCGGTTTTATGTCGAAATTAAACAGCTTCCCAAGTGGCAACAGCAAGTTAAGCTGAATACCTGGTCGGCCGGAACCGACGGGATGTACGCCTACCGTGAGTTTGTTCTGCAAAACGAAGAGGGAGAAACAATATTGACCGCCAACTCGGCCTGGCTGATTTTAAACACCGAGACCAAAAAGATTGTGCTGTTGCGGGACCACAAAGAAACCTTTCCCCGGTTTAACGGCGAGGGTGTTTGTCGCGAACCGAAGCGACTGCGATTCAAAAAATCGGATGCCGAACTGCAGTTCAACCCGGTCGTTTACAGCGATATTGACGTGAACCACCATTTCAACAGCGTAAAAGCTCTGGAACGTGTACTGGATGAATACGGCATCAACTTCCAGGACGAATTTGAGCCGGCAAGCGTTGAAATCAACTATTTAAAAGAAGGGCTACCCGGCGACAATCTGGCAGTAACCAGAAATGCCGTTGGTGACAACAAATTTCAATCGGCAATAATTCGCGAAAGCGACAGTGCAGAGTTGAGCACTTTTGAAATTGAATGGCGCAAGAAAGCGACTACTTTTTAA